The following are encoded together in the Corticium candelabrum chromosome 1, ooCorCand1.1, whole genome shotgun sequence genome:
- the LOC134198104 gene encoding roundabout homolog 1-like: MGEISEHRCMVSRKDRFLLYAFCAATLILVAATFCLFALHQIRIDQLQAHINDIQDKRAAKINSVGKNADGHGIDMLHRYVREALGGKVDNKGSTNMDKLVEEMINMQLRSLRAHCIANERVCIQGPKGSVGAKGDNGKRGPQGQKGQEGFVGLQGEKGEKGDVGPRGTSIDPPVITRSPVSMTVLQKGVAVFKCEARGTPNPTISWRRLDNSPLPKLRASVLLTKALRIVDIQQEDAGSYVCEAKNVFGLEQAYATLAVQAPPSFVKVSSDVVSVFPGDDVKLDCLTSGYPIPTITWSRVDDLPKSSKIEKNGTLILRNVTQSDVGQYICTAQNDIGNKTHSLTLRLDLNS, encoded by the exons ATGGGAGAGATCAGCGAGCACCGGTGCATGGTCTCTCGAAAGGATCGTTTCCTTTTGTACGCCTTCTGTGCAGCAACGTTGATACTGGTTGCAGCTActttctgcttgtttgctctacatcaaatcagaATTGACCAACTCCAGGCTCACATCAACGACATACAAGATAAACGAGCAGCAAAGATCAACTCTGTAGGAAAGAATGCAGACGGTCACGGCATTGACATGCTACATCGTTACGTTAGAGAAGCTCTCGGTGGCAAAGTCGACAATAAAGGAAGCACTAACATGGACAAACTTGTAGAAGAGATGATCAATATGCAG CTGCGATCACTGCGAGCTCACTGTATCGCAAACGAAAGAGTCTGCATTCAAG GTCCCAAAGGAAGCGTGGGAGCAAAAGGTGACAATGGTAAACGGGGACCACAAG GCCAAAAGGGCCAAGAGGGATTCGTTGGACTGCAAGGCGAGAAAGGTGAAAAAGGTGACGTGGGACCGCGTGGAACTAGCATTG ACCCTCCCGTCATCACTCGTTCTCCAGTCAGCATGACCGTATTACAAAAAGGAGTAGCTGTCTTCAAATGTGAGGCGCGTGGAACACCAAATCCTACAATCAGTTGGAGAAGACTGGATAACTCGCCGCTCCCGAAATTGCGAGCTTCTGTATTGCTCACTAAAGCACTAAGAATCGTTGATATCCAACAAGAAGATGCAGGATCATATGTATGTGAAGCTAAAAACGTGTTTGGGTTAGAGCAAGCATACGCCACTCTTGCCGTTCAAG CTCCTCCATCTTTTGTTAAAGTGTCTTCTGACGTTGTTTCCGTCTTTCCCGGAGACGATGTCAAATTGGACTGTTTGACGTCAGGATATCCCATTCCAACGATTACTTGGTCTCGAGTAGATGATTTGCCCAAGTCCAGCAAAATAGAGAAGAACGGAACTCTCATTCTTCGTAACGTGACGCAATCGGATGTAGGTCAATACATCTGTACAGCACAAAACGATATTGGAAACAagactcactctctcactctcaGACTAGATTTAAATAGTTAG